GCTGATGCTGTTGTTGCTGTTTCTGGATTATTGTGATGCTGCATGACCACTGCCAACAGCACTCTGTACTGTTGCTAATACTCAGTGTTGGTCATTCCACAGATCTTCCTCCTGGGAAGGAGCCTTTAAATTGGAACATGAGAATGAAGATAGCTGCTGGTGCTGCTAAAGGTTTGGAATACCTGCATGACAAAGCGAATCCACCAGTTATTTATAGAGATTTCAAGTCATCAAATATATTACTAGAAGAAGGATTCCATCCAAAGCTTTCTGATTTTGGGCTCGCAAAGCTCGGGCCAACTGGAGATAAATCGCATGTTTCTACAAGGGTTATGGGGACTTATGGGTACTGTGCTCCCGAGTATGCTATGACTGGACAACTCACGGTAAAATCTGATGTCTACAGTTTTGGGGTGGTCTTACTAGAGCTGATTACTGGACGTAAGGCCATCGATAGTAACCTTCCTCATGGAGAACAGAATCTGGTTGCATGGGTAAGGctggtttctctctctttgtttttgttttgctaAGGTGAAAACATTATAAAATAAGAGTACCAACGACCAGATTGGATGACCACATTAAAGTATGAATTGGATTGATATTGTGCTTTTGACATGGATTGAAGCTCAGTTTTGGGTCAAATAACAATGGAAATGGACATACCTAACCCAATCAGTTTTTTTTCCTCCTGTTTTATATACGTGTAGCTCAACTAATCGGAAAAACCTAAAAGACTCACTGAGTTTATGCAGCAAATAGACATTTCTATTACAATGTAGTTGCTATAAAGTCACAGGAAAGGCAAAACGGCCTAGCTTCTCTGCACTCATTCTAGCTATTGCAATCtgtcatttattttcaattcgaTATGTGCAATTTAATTCCCTTCTAGCAAAAACCAAAATGAATTACATGCATCATGGATTTTTGCTTATCAGGCACGTCCACTGATCAATGACCGCCGCAAGTTCTCTAGAATGGTGGACCCAAGTCTCCAGGGGCAGTACCCGATGCGTGGGCTCTACCAGGCGCTTGCCGTGGCATCCATGTGTATCCAAGAACAGGCAGCGGCTCGTCCTCTCACGAGGGATGTAGTCACAGCTCTTTCTTATCTAGCAAACCAAGCATACGACCCAAACACGGCTGCTGGGCATGCATACAAGGGATCCGGAGGTGTTAAGGAGGGTAAGAGCAGTGGAGACGATCGGGGAATTAAGATCCTGAGGaacgaggaaggagaaggatcGGGCCGCAGGTGGGATTTCGAAGGGTCGTCCGAGAAAGACGATTCTCCGAGAGACACGGTCAGGATGTTGAACAAGGATTTAGACAGGGAAAGAGCTGTGGCGGAGGCCAAGATGTGGGGCGAGAATTGGCGAGAGAAGAGACGGCAGAGCGCTCAAGGCAGTTTCGATGGCTCTAACAGTTGACATCTTAAGCCTTCCGCTTCGAGCGCCGATGATGATGCTTTTCTTTGACTTGATTCTTGCATTTTGCTTGCTGAGAAGCCAGAGATTTTGATGAAGTGTAAGGAACTTTTTGTATTCCATGTCTAAAAAAGCCCCcggaagattaaaaaaagagtgGGGGAAACGCTTTTTGCTTTTATGTACTTCTGCAGTGTCATTTATGTACAATACAGATGAGAGAAACTCAGGAGGAGGTACTTGATTGTTTGTATTGCCTCCACAGAGTGCACAAGAATGTTATACCAAAACGAAAAATTGGTAGTCTTTGGACATGTGTGGAGCTAGCATGTTGCAATTTTATTGGCCAGTCTCTGCAAATGAAACATTCCGGATGTACCATGTCTTGAGTTTAGCCTTCTTCAAATCAACTCGAAATTCAGAGGGAACGGCGATGTCTCGTTAGCTGCAACagtttttttgttctcctcTTAAGACTGGCGAGAAAGAATCATTTAGCTCCTTAAATAAGATGGATCTAAGTTCGTCAGCATCGTTAGACTATCAAGTCGTGGTGGACTCGAGGAGTCGGCGCCACCGTGTATAAGGAGGATGTGGAGCAATCCAGCTAGTCTGGAAAATATGATCCGAGCAATTTGCAGTCGAAACATATGAGTACTGTCCATATTTCAGAGGAGAAGGGAATCAGTCGGACGAGAAACCTCCCATTTATCTAATTATAAATTTGTGGAAGAAGATGCTGTCAACTGGTGGTTCTATGGTGTAGTGGTTAGCACTCTGGACTTTGAATCCAGCGACCTGGGTTCGACTCCCGGTAGGACCtcttttttctagttttggCAATTTCAAGCTTAATCAAGGTAAACAAAACATTTTAtactttgttttctttatcCACCCTTTACAAAATTTGATCGTATCTTACGCACCAGAGACAATTGATGAACCTGGATCAATCAAGTAGCTAAATATACAATGCGTAACTATATAAAGGATCCTCCTTTTTGGTCTTTCGTATTTTGTAAAATATGATGAATGTTGTCTGAAAAGTtccatgaaatatttttatcagTGTAACACATAAGAAATCCCATTTCAACACAATAAAGTACTAGGAACAAGCTTTCCATAGTGGTATCATGGTCTGGTTGAATAAGAAAAAGTCATTTTCCCACTCGTTACATGAATTGTTCTTCCCCTCTAGATGGATTTGTGTCTACTCGGCACTCTAGAAAGTCACTAATAGCCACATCTGAGTCAATCCCCTCCAATAAAGAAAAACTTGTCCTCGAGTCATTTGGAGGATCTAGGTATAATGCCCCATCAGCAGAATAATCCTTGTAAGTATCAACAACATTAAAAGTGGAGAAACACTCGTCTAATCTAAATGGTCAACGACATTGGCATGAGAGGATTTTCAGCTTGGACATTGAAGATTACCTTTTCAAATCTTGCAAATCGCATGTAAACTGCTTTAATCAAGGTCACTTGCATAAATCAAAAGCCTGAGTTTCTATGAGAGCATTGAATGGGTCTCGTCACTCGCGCCATTAGATTATGGAAAAGATGTAAAACAGCATAATCCCTCTTTATAAATCATTTCCTTGCATTAACAAAGTTAAAAGCATTCCGCCCTGAGGGGGTGTCCAGTGGCCAAGAAACTGCGGCGATGCTGCAATAGACCAATCGGCAGAATGATATGAGCAAGTGGAATGTCCATCTGCTTCCAAGTGCGTTCCAGCTAAGATATGTTCAATAATTATCGTGACCATATGGAGTTCTTATATTTTCCTTGTTTTACTCGGTGGTACAGACTTGGACGCACGCTATCgcattgccaaacatttttattCCAACATCGTTtgaattactgaaattaaagaGCAGGATAATCGGATGCGATAGAAGCTTAGGCGAGGCGAGAACGAAGGGCGGAACCGTGTTCCCTCGCGTGCAAAGAGCGGTTCGGGATGGCACGGGAGTCGATAATCGGTGAGACAAATGAGAGACTCCAGGAAATCCGAATGCAGGATTCTTTCATTTCGATGTGCTGTCGAACTGCTCCAAAACGTCAAACCATCAGATGAAATGCACGATTCAACAATTAATAGCTAATGAATTCAATACCGTGGgcttaaaaagaagaagaggaattcaTCGTGCATATAGCCGccgggaaaaaaagggaaaattggaAAGGTGGGGAGACCTCTTCTTCTCCGGCTATtagaaaacgaaaagaaaaggacgTGATTCGACGCCTCTGCTCCTCCCTTCATTGAACGAGAAGCTTCTTGCCTTTGTCACCTTTTCATCGTGCAAACACTATTGACGAACGCGACGTACTAGgaatcttctttttccctttgcttcCACCATCGACGCTGATCCGCAGGTCGATGAACAATGAGTGACCACGACACTCTCTCCTTTCCACCTTTCCATTATCTGCGGTGATTGTTTCCTTGTCTCTCGGAGACTTCAGGGTTTTCCAAACTATTGCTGTACCTCGCCAAAATTGAGTACTGAAAAACCCCTATTGGGGGCAATTGTTCTAAACTCTCTTGAGTGTTTATATATCATTAGAAAATTAAACCTAACACATGAAAGGCGACCATACAAGCCTCATAGTCGATTAAAATGGGATATTTCAACACTTCTCTCACATGCAAGTCGGGTTATGagtgaaaagtgaaattaaacgAACATAACAGATGCACACGTGAAATAAATCAAAGCAAAACTCAACTTTAATGTCATGTGAATTTCGTGAGATCATAATGATAGCAATctcaaaaattttatcatggtATCATAGTAATGGTGGGTCCTAACTTCATCTATTTCCAAGCCCCTTATTTGTCGCCCTTGTTATGTGTTTCCACGCTTGGTTTTAGGTTAAAGTCTAGCTGACGTTTGAGCGGGAATGCAAGGATATTGAAATATTGAAACACGTCTTCCTCTGATAAATTGGACTTTTCAAACAGCTTAAAGTGGTGctataaaaatcatttacataTTACGATATTGTGCATTAAAATTATTGTAGGATAACATTCTTTAACAATGCTATCTTTGCGAGACCGAAGaggaaggaaatgaaagaaagtaCCGTTGATTTagaacttattttattttcttccttctcacGAATGTCCGAACTTTTTCCTAATGTTTTCACCCAAATTTTCGATTCTCCTCGCTTTACTCCCTTTATCAGACTAGCCTCGTGGGCATAGAATAGAATAAAAGGGCCACTGTTCCTCTTTCTCAATCACCAGTTTCTTCGACGGCCATCTAGAGGAAAGGTGCACAGGCAATTGTGCGTCACACGAATGTCTAAACGTGCAACCATATGCTTTTCCATGCTTTTCGCAATATTCTCAAGCAGGTGATCTCATTATCAAATGCCATCCACTCACAGTGCCCGGCAAGCTGACGAGAAAGTGTCTGGTCGATGCTGAAGCTCGGGCCCCGGGGTGATCGAGATGAGTCAAGAATAGTATCCAGAAATTTCTGGTGTTCTTCTTTCCATTTGTTTCACTAAAAACAAGATGAAATATCCTTCAAGAATATGTATGAATCAATATGtgaattgaaacaaaatataaatagTCCATTGTTGATTTTCGATAGGAAAGCAAACGACAAAAAATTGAAAGGTACGAAGACTAGAGTCAATTGCAGCCAAGTCATGTAAAGTGCAGAAGTTt
The nucleotide sequence above comes from Eucalyptus grandis isolate ANBG69807.140 chromosome 2, ASM1654582v1, whole genome shotgun sequence. Encoded proteins:
- the LOC104433709 gene encoding serine/threonine-protein kinase PBS1 isoform X1, coding for MGCFSCFDSREDVKLNPEKESDDRNQGPLSSDISRLASGVDRPRLRGNAGVKRDLPGLKDTPGIAAQTFTFRELAAATKNFRSECFLGEGGFGRVYKGRLESTGQVVAVKQLDRNGLQGNREFLVEVLMLSLLHHPNLVNLIGYCADGDQRLLVYEFMPLGSLEDHLHDLPPGKEPLNWNMRMKIAAGAAKGLEYLHDKANPPVIYRDFKSSNILLEEGFHPKLSDFGLAKLGPTGDKSHVSTRVMGTYGYCAPEYAMTGQLTVKSDVYSFGVVLLELITGRKAIDSNLPHGEQNLVAWARPLINDRRKFSRMVDPSLQGQYPMRGLYQALAVASMCIQEQAAARPLTRDVVTALSYLANQAYDPNTAAGHAYKGSGGVKEGKSSGDDRGIKILRNEEGEGSGRRWDFEGSSEKDDSPRDTVRMLNKDLDRERAVAEAKMWGENWREKRRQSAQGSFDGSNS
- the LOC104433709 gene encoding serine/threonine-protein kinase PBS1 isoform X2 gives rise to the protein MLSLLHHPNLVNLIGYCADGDQRLLVYEFMPLGSLEDHLHDLPPGKEPLNWNMRMKIAAGAAKGLEYLHDKANPPVIYRDFKSSNILLEEGFHPKLSDFGLAKLGPTGDKSHVSTRVMGTYGYCAPEYAMTGQLTVKSDVYSFGVVLLELITGRKAIDSNLPHGEQNLVAWARPLINDRRKFSRMVDPSLQGQYPMRGLYQALAVASMCIQEQAAARPLTRDVVTALSYLANQAYDPNTAAGHAYKGSGGVKEGKSSGDDRGIKILRNEEGEGSGRRWDFEGSSEKDDSPRDTVRMLNKDLDRERAVAEAKMWGENWREKRRQSAQGSFDGSNS